From the Argentina anserina chromosome 3, drPotAnse1.1, whole genome shotgun sequence genome, the window GACTTGCGCAATCTACCAGAATAATGTGCGGAAATTATCAAGAGAATGTGTGGCAGCCAATGTATAGAGTATACCATCCTACATATCAGCAATGCAAGTATTCACTCTGAGTAGTCTATCACATATATAAACTAATGCCACAACTTAGTAGCTATACAATAGATAACAAGGCAATGGCGCAGCCACACATTTAGTACTGTTGTAAAAAGGCTAATGCTTTGGGCACTGTTAGAACTCTGAAGAACCTATATTGAAGCAATTCATCACTCAATAATGAAAATATGCACAAAACCAATAATccataaaagaaaaggaagcaACTTTCCAGGAAGGAGGGAAGGAGTGGATCAATCGGAATGGGGGTGGTAGTAATAGTCGTCGTAGTCAACGGTGGTGGAGGAGTCGGAGTCGGAGACGTCAGAGTCATCGGAGTAACGGGAGTAGAAGGAGTCGGGAGGAGGGACGCAGAGGAAGGTCCAAAGGCAGAGAGCCAGACGACCCAACTCCTGCAGAGGGATGAAGCATACAAGATCCAACAGCTGACTGCTGCTCAGATGCTCCGGCAGGCACGCCACGTGCTGCCACACCTCCGCCGACACGTGTGCTACCGACACCACGATCAGGCTGTTGAACACCATCCCGATCTCTTCTTGTCTCTTGCTTCGATAGGCTACTTACTTGGGTTACTGGATCACCTGTGTTCTTTTGGCCTCCTACACACTGCGCCTATAATTCCCTCAGTAATAAATCCTCGTTGATATCTTTCTCAGAATGatcgtttttctaattaaattgaGAATGAAGCCTTTGGATTTCAATCACAAAAAcatgattgttttgaaaacgACTTATTTTACACTGCACCAACTTGGTTCTCCATATGATTCATGTTTGTCGTTTCCACCATTGCACATTTTGCACCAATTGTAAATTGTGTCGTCGTGTCTTCTGACGTTGCATATGGAGCACTCTAAAACATTGTGTTAGTGAAGCATTTACCTGTCTCCATTTTcgttaaaaagaaacaaaactcTAGAGTAAAGTATGGACTTGGACGGTGGTGCTACATAAACATGTTCAGTTCTTGGGGATTGCTTGTTATTGGTGCATCAGAATCAGATACGGAAATACATGTATCTGATAAAATTAATGGAGTCTTCGTTATATAAATACACGACACAATGTAAATTGTAAGATCAtgacgaatatatatatatatatatatatatatatattacaatgGTATTTCTCACATGTAAATTATTTAGAGATTAGAAATTCACCACGTAGGATCATAGGGTATTGGATTATGGGCTATACTACTACATGTGGGTTAGGCTGAGAGGCCCAGTGGAGTTGGAACTGTGCAACAAAAACGATTGGGAACTCAAAGTGTCACTAGTTTGAGAGACTCTTGAGTTGAGTTGGAAGAGAAACTAGAGAGATGGATGCGGTGAGGCTGTGGAGCCTGTCCTCGCAGCCATTGAAACAACTCATtcgcaccaccaccactagacTTGTCGTCCGCTGCTGCTCTTCCTCTTCTACTACCACCGGCGGCCTCGCCCCTAAAGCCGGAGGCCGCAGCCGCCGCCTATCCGCGTCAACCTCCACCTCCGACAAAGACGCTGTTCGAGCCATTCGCTTAAACAAGGTAAAGTCCCGAACTTTAAAAGGCTTGGTCTCAAAGTTGCATGCTTTTGTGATGAATGTTTGGATTTTGTAGGTACAAGAGTTGAGGAGCAAAGGTTTAGAGCCATATGGTTATTCCTGGGATAGGACTCACTCTGCTAATCAGCTGCAACATGTTTACAAGCATTTAGAGAATGGTGAAGAGACCAAGCCCGAAGAAGATGGTGTCTCGATTGCAGGAAGGATTGTGGCACGCAGGGCCTTTGGAAAGCTTGCATTTTTGACACTTAGGGATGATTCTGGAACAATTCAGGTTTGCTTACTCCTCTATTTGAACTTTTTCTTTCATGTCGATTAGTGTATGCATTTCATTGTTATAATGTGTGCATTGTCTTAGAAAACATGTTTGCAAATGTTAATGGTTGTATCTCATTCGGTTTCTACTTAGGTTTAGACTGAACTAGAATATAGTAATAGGGAGGCAGTGAGTGATGTCATGAATGTTTGGTTTTCAGCTTTACTGTGAGAAGGAACGGCTATCAGATGATCAATTTGATCAGTTAAAGGGCCTTGTCGATATTGGTGATATAGTTGGTGCTACTGGTTCCATCAAGCGGACAGAGAAAGGCATGTCTTTTGATTCTCTCCTTAGtttcttgtttatgtttagTTGCTACTTCTCGGATTGGTAATCAGATTCCACCTTAAAAATGATCCACATTATGGATAGGTGGCTAACTAAGAGTGAATTTTTCAGGGGAGCTGTCTGTTTATGTAAGTTCCTTTGCAATTCTTACAAAATCTCTACTCCCGCTGCCAGACAAGTACCATGGTCTAACAGATGTAGACAAGCGCTACCGTCAACGGTCAGCACATTTTCATTTATCTGCATTCTGCTTGCTAATAGTTTcagaaataataaaatttacaagtGTTAAGTAAACATAGATAAATTGTTTAGTTGGTAgtcttttcatttattaaaCTCTGTATTTGACCAAGATATTTAGATATTAGTAGTCTCAGTAGTGTGCATTCTCTCATATCTATTTTCATTCTCTATCTAGGTATGTAGATATGATTGCAAATCCTGAGGTTGCTGATGTATTTCGGAAAAGAGCAAAGGTACCTCTTCACTCCGTACTAAAATTGTAAACATTCTAGTGTTCTACGCATTCATGTTTCCTTTTTGTGGGGATTTTTTCATATTCAGGATTCCATGTGTACAAATGAGTTAATAATCCGTTTACCATGTAGGTTGTATCAGAGATACGCAAGACAGTTGAATCTTTCGGGTTTATCGAAGTTGAAACTCCAGTTCTTCAGGTTTgactatatatttattcaccATTGTTTTGGTTTCGTTCTAATGCCATACGTGAATTCCTCAAGATTGTATATTCTGGAATCTTAATTGATTTGATCAACTAGGGAGCAGCTGGTGGGGCAGAGGCTAGGCCATTTGTTACATACCATAATTCGCTTGGAAGGGACCTGTATTTGAGAATAGCGACCGAACTCCACTTAAAGAGAATGCTGGCATgtgcttctctctctctctctctctctctctctttctctctctctcctttccTTTTTGGAGGAGCGAATGCTCACAAGTTTTTTTGATATCATATATGCTATATTCCAACTAGACTGGTGTTGCTGACTTGCCGTATATCTCTTCCCTTCATTTGAAGAGTTGCCAAGTTTGAATCCACTGCCCTGCTTCTCCTTTGATTAGAAActgtaaattaaaaaaaaaattctaagtATATtgctaaaaatatattttttgtttcgtTGCATCTGTACATGCTGTATTGAGCTTTGAAATTGGTatgatatatcatatataatatGGTCTCCTGCAAGTCTCTAAGCATACATGCTCCATTTTCGCTGCTTTATGTACATTCATATATGTCTGTGTGCAGGTACatatgtaaacaataactAGTTCCATAGTGTATGAGTAATCTATTAAACAGTTCTGTCTACGGATGTCAGGTTGGTGGATTTGAGAAGGTATATGAAATTGGACGAATATTCAGGAATGAAGGCATTTCAACTCGTCATAATCCTGAGTTCACCACTATAGAGGTAAATTAATTTTCCTTTGATTTCATTCTGTAATGGGGTTAATGGTGATGTAATTTACCAATTAGATACTTGTTCACATTATTATTTGTCTAACTTTCCTATTTTATTAAGCAAAGCTCTGATTGATATTGGTATTAGTTTGATCTTAGATGTATGAAGCATATTCAGACTATGAAAGCATGATGAACATGGCAGAGGAAATAGTTACACAATGTGCACTTGCAGTTCATGGGAAGCTTACTCTTGATTACCAGGTGAATGCCCCTTCAACACAGCTAGTGACTGGAATTTCTTGACTTTACATCAGATCACAAAGTATTTGGTATATATCCTTTTATGCAGGGGGTGGAGATACATCTTGAGCGACCATGGAGGAGGGAATCCATGCATAATCTTGTCAAAGAAGCCACTGGAATTACTTTCAATGAGTTTGGCAATGATCTTCAGGGTGCTAAAGAAGTTACTCTGAAGAACCTCGGAGCTGACCTTGATTACAAATACAAATCTTCTATTGAAGCATGCTCATCTATTGGCCACCTTCTTAATGAGGTTGATGTGAATCTATACTATAAAATTTTGATCATTGTTTTCTATGTGCATTGTGCATCTTTTTCTATAAATTAATCCTGCTTAATATATCTGGCGGGGAGGCTGTTGATATGAAAAAAACAGATGTATGATGAAACGGAGCAATTCCTTATTTTGTataaatgtgattttttttttgttctagtAAACTGCTTTTTTCGGTCCTGACTTATTATTCCAGGTTTTTGAGATTGTTGTTGAACCAAAGCTTGTGCAACCCACATTTGTTTTAGACTATCCCATTGAGATATCTCCTCTGGCCAAGCCACATAGGAGGTATTAATGTTTTACCatattgtgaaagttaatTTTATGCTgcatttttggtaatttacatGTCATCTTACTAAGTTCTTCCAATTCAGGCATGCAGGGTTGACTGAGAGGTTTGAGCTTTTCATATGTGGCCGTGAGCTGGCCAATGCTTTTTCTGAATTGACTGATCCCATGGATCAGGTAATCATGAACAATGATTGgctatttcacatttttctatATTTAACGTGGGAGTCAGATAGGTGGGAAGTGGGAACTACTCGAACTAATCTGTAAAAACATTCATCATTATTCTTCCATGAAAACCTTTGGTGTGCAACCTCTAATATTGGAGACATTTTTATATCTTTGCAGACTTGTCGAAATTCGAATTACATTCTATTCACTAGTAACTAGTAAAGATTTCTCATTCGCTGTATATTTTGGCAGAGAGGACGATTAGAAGAGCAAGTAAGGCAGCACAATGAGAAGAGATCAGCAGCTATTTCAGAAATGGATGGTGCAGAAGATAAGAGAGAGGAAAATGACGAGTCTTATGAAGTGACACTTGATGATGATTTCCTTACAGCTTTGGAATATGGGATGCCTCCAGCTTCAGGAATGGTATGTatgtttttttcatttatgtaAATCTGGAATAGAGTCATCTTCAGTTGAGTTTATCTGATGGAAGCAATTCATATTCAGGGACTTGGAATTGATAGGCTAGTCATGCTTTTAACAAATTCCGCCAGCATCAGAGATGTAATTGCCTTCCCAGTGCTGAAAATTCAGCAATAGTAAagaggccaggccaagcatcATGCTGTTTCGAGGATGATCTGCAGGTCTAGgccatttatttatttattttttactgcTGTCCAGTTTAGTGGGCAGCAGACTTGTTGTAGTCTTGAGATACATAATTTGCGGCTTTCCCATTTACTTGGTTACCATTCTTTCTGATACTGTAGCATCTTGTATTGCTGTTAACTCATCAGCCAATGGCCTTTGAACCATTTGATAGACTAGTCAAATTGATATTTGCTATTGGAAAATGATTGGTGCCAGAAATGTAAATAAAGTTGTTATAATGATAAGATGAGATGTCTTGCTTGTGGTTTATGAATAAGATCAGCATTATGAAGGCGGCCAATTCTTTGTTCTGATACTCTGATTACTAAACTTGTGTCTGGGTCTGCAAAGAAATGCTATGCATTTTTTTCCTGCACACTAGTAGCAGAAACTGAAGAAGATTTTCGGAGATGGGCGCTTTTTCTCTGTTTCCCAGTTTTCTTGGGCAGATATTATATGTGTACTATTCTAAGTCCCTGGCAGGCAACATGTCTAGAGTCTAGACGTCGGTAACAAGTTGGTACGTCTTTCATCtatttatatttcattttatgtGTGGTTATCAATTGTGATTATGGAAGAGAGATGTGCAAAAGGGAAGGTACCTTTGGCCCTTTGCCCCCCACAATGATATACATGAGGGCATGCGCTTGTCCCCAACATATGATAAATGAAACTAGGATTACATGCTGTGCTAGTCTACATCATCATCGAATTGGCTTCACTTTGGCTTTCTTACTCTTACTAACCTGAGGTTGCATGATTCATGATCTTCACCATCTTGCTTCTGTTGGCTTCTCAGTAATTATTTAATAACATTAGGGTTTTACAGATGTTGCAGGTTTATGGGAGCACTCATTACTTGGTCCATAATCCCAACCATTATTATCATATGCCGCGTTACAACATGAGCACCTCAACCATATGACATGATCAAAGTGTACATTTTTGTCTCTACAATCATTTTGCCTTTTTCAACATTATATGCAtgatatctttctttcgttgaGCATATTCGCCGTGCAATTATCATCTAAGTACGTTTCAGTCTGCAATTATCATCTTAATTCACTTCTATCAGGAGCCATAAAGCTGTCGGTATCTGAATGGCAGCGAATAACATATGAAAGAGCATGCTGATATTGTAACAGAGGGATATCTTGAGAGTACTGCATATATAAGAGACAGAACAGAAGCAAAGGATAACCATTACTCCATTAGGCATTAGGCATAGCTAATCTCATGTCACCAATGTTAACCAACTGTTAATCGAAAAAGGGTGCATCAATCTTTCACTTTGTGGAACCAGATAGATTCCCCAACCAAAAGTGACAAAATAAAGGAGAAAGGTCGACCAAGCATACCTTTTGAGAAGGAAAGCTACGCAACTAAATTGATCATGATGAAGAAAGAATATAACGAATCGAGGTTCATTAGCATCTAAACCTCATTTTAGCATCTGGAAATGTCAATCCTCATGGTTTGCTTGTGCTCAAACCCTTTAAAATTCCTTTTAACTACGATTATTATAGGCAGACATGAGTCATGTGAGGCAATTTGGAATATCTGGTTCCACCTTTACAATCAATAAAGAGATTTGGAGCTGGCTAACTTGCTAGCTGCTACTTTGTTATATGTCTAATTAGATTATACTTCATCCCCGTCTTTGACTAAAGGTTTCTTTGCTATTTGCTAGGAGTTTTTATATCTATGGTTTTGCATATGTGGGTGTACACATGCCGAattgagcttttgtttattCTCTTGTTGGAGTTTATCAGACATAGGAGGTCAGGTTTTTTGCCCCACTCCtttgttaaataaaaaaaaaggtttcacaaaaaaaaattatacttccAATAATAAACAGAACTAATGCATTCAGCAGGTGAAATAAACTAATGAAAAGATGAACCAATGAGAGAGATGACATGTCTTGCATTGCATCTACAGTGGATTGATCCTAATGCAATTTTAGAACTAACCAGTGTCTAAATATTCAATTACAATTTGAAAGTTCAAATTGTTTATGTACACAGTAGAAGATATCTAAGGACAGTTACTGTCAAAGTTCTCCTTTTAGAGGGAGTAACTGTTGTTAGATGATGGAATGTTTGTGCAGTTGGTTTCCTAACAGCAGTCTTCCAAATTTCCAAATTGGTCTATCTTTCTGTTGGGCTTGGCTTTCCAGCTCATTatctttccttctttttgttctttctAAATTTATTCTACACTTTGCTCTCTCATTACTCATCACATTAATTTCTTCCTAGCTTAGCTTCTCTCCTTCAACAATGTTCATGAAGGCAAAGCCCTGAAAGAGGTAGAGGGTGTCGATATAATTTCAGGACCCATATACAGTTTGATTTCTTTCAGCTCCAGCACCAGTTCATTATAGTAAGGGGAGTTTACCATCATAAGCCTGCTGACTCATACTGTCATACAGGGGAAATCCAGATTTCAGATAAACTGTTATTTCATCTCAAGTTTGCAAGGTTTCACTTATTTCTCAGAATTGGTATTCCATTTTAGCTTATATTCTATAATTCTATGAATGAATACCAGACAACAGTTTTTTCACTTGGATTCTGTTGTTTGATTTGCAAGAATGGATCTTTTCTTTTGGTAAAGATAGATACTTCTTTTATGGTCTTCTGATGAGTGTGGATGTCAACTCATTTCACATTTTGCGTAAAATTCTGCTGCTGGCCGGGGACTTGTTCTTGTTAAATGGGCCAATAGTAGTAATGCTAAGTTAATGATCAATCAGAAAACCAGACACAATTTTGATGAGGTTTGTGTTTTGCAAGATTCATTGTCCTCCCTTCATCTGCTTTTGTAAGCCTGCCCCTCATATATACACTCCTGGACCACTCAAGCTAGAGAATACCCCACTACCTAATCCAAATCCACACGTCCCTTCTTCAAAACCTGAAACCTCTGATCAGTTACCTAATGACCCCATTGAGATCAAGGAAGAGACCTTAGCTGAAAATCCAAAATCAGCTCAGAATTCTCTCAAGAGTAATCTCAGAAAGCCGGATGCTTCAGACCCTGCAGCTCCAAAAGACGAGATGAAGAAGAGAGTGCAGTGGATGGACTTTGTAGGGAAAGAACTTGTTGAGATCAGGGAATTTGAATGCAGGTGCTTACTTTCTCCTTCTCCCCTCTCTCCACTAACTGCGTCATAGTTTTCAATTTGtcttgttttgttaaaacttAGAGATCTTAAGTAACTTTGTTTGGAAGTTTGGATCTTTGATCATGCACAACATTCATGTGAAACTACATGtgtgttttttatattttaaaataagatATTATAGGAGGCAGTGTCTTGGTCATGGTGAGAATTATTATGACCTGCATTATTAATCATGTGAGAATGAAGCAAAGGgattttattcatttttaatAGAGTTTTGATAGGAGAAAATACAGTATGTTGGTGGAATATATGAAGGATATTCACCAGTAATAAACATAACAGAAGGTGCATGAAGAAGATGTGGTAGAGAAATCCTCTGGTACATAGCTGACCTTTCCAATCATGATAAAGGGCCAGAATGAATGTAATTtaccaaaagaaaaggaaggtGTGTGAGGCTGAGATTAGGAGGGAAAATTTGAAACTGATCTAATTGCAATTAGTAGAATTTGCAACTTAACAAGAATTCAATTTGCACATATCCTTGAATGAAGACATATGTCTAACTGAGAATAGTGCTCTCCACACTTGCGATGTctgcgtgtgtgtgtgtgtggtcTTCCTCTTTGTTAGTGAGATATCTGTTTATGGATATCTGAAGCTGCAAGATAATTTTATTTCCATTATGCAGCAGATGTGAGTGAGTAGTCCATTTCTCGACATATTATATGGAATTATCCATGTGCATACCTCATGAAGGCTCACAATCATGAGTCATGACCCCCTTAATTTCATTGTCATGTAAAATATTTGGTGATGCTTCCATTTGAAAGATGCCAACTGGTTTTTTTGTCAATCATTAATCTATATCTAAGAACTGCTCATCAAATTGTCTTCCCTTGGGCATTGACTACtgattttatatttatcaGATTTTTTGTTACTGTTTAGCTGGTCAAAGTGGAAATGATAAGGATTTTCAGAGTTAGCAGTAATGGTAATTTGAATTCAACTGAGTTTTGATTTCTGACATGATTACTTTGTGAATTTTATTGCCTCAACAGTGAATTAGATGACACGGACAACGAATATGAGAACAGAAGAGGCTGCATTTGTGTCATTCTATGACACTTCTTCTGCAAATTTCTGACAACTAATTTGAGAACAAAAGAGGCTGCATTTGTATAATTCTATGTTAGTTCTGCATATTCCTGAAGTATTACAGCAATGACAAGACCaagaaaaaaacatatgtCTGAAGTTCGTGCAGAACTGCTtaaggagaaatgaaattcCAATCCATTTCACTGCTCCGCCATCTCTCACGAACTGCTTAATAGAGTAGCTAGTCAAGTCCTCTATATAAGAATGCTTGCCTGTTTGTTTCTATTATACCATAACATTTTCTTTATCTAGTCAAGGAGTTATTCTGCCATTtagattgttaaaatgatCCTTGCAGACTCACGATCTAATTTGATCGAGATGCACTCTTTTGACATGGACGGCATTTAAGAGTTGAGTAAATGGAAagtgaaataaaaaataatatgtaGATTTGATATTAACCTTCTTTATATACAATTCTTGGCAGTTACAAATAGATGACTCTCATTATCAGATAACAATTGACATAAGCAGCACTAAAATAAAATCTCCTTGAACTCATCCAAAACTAACAGCTATGAACAGATGGATACTGAAATTGATTTGTCTGAACTATGAAGCACCAGATCTGATAGACAAGTCAATTCATCTGTTGACTTATATTAAGCTCAACCCACCACCAGCTCAAGTCCTTGAGTTTTTAAGGAACCGATCATGGATCTATTTCTTATTGAAGCCAAATAGAGATTTGATGGCATTGATGGCATTCTCATTGATAAATGATTCATCAAATCTTTTTAATAGAGAATCAAATTCCTCAGATGTTCTTAGGTTGGCGAGGTCAGGATCACTCCGGATTCTCTGTTGACAGTAGTGAGAATTTCCTTAGAATCTGAATGAAATACATCATGGTATTCCTCAGTACTGAAATAACTATTACCTTGAAGTCTTCAAATCCGGATTTCAGGGCTTCCTCAAGTGCAGACAGTCCAGCTTTTATCTGTTCAAGGGTTTTAGTTAAGTGTGTTGATCAAAATGTTGCAATGCCTAGACCAGAAGAAATGTTGAAAACGCGAGCTCAAATGTAGTAGAAGTATTCTTGTTCATGCGAACAAGAGCAATACCTGATTAAGCTTAGAATAACAACAAGCAACATTGTAACTTGCAACTGAAGCTTCAAATGTGTCTGGCTTTGAACCTAATACAGACTCAAATTTCTCCAGTGCTTCCTCATATTTGCCACTCCTTTATAAAATAAGATCAAACAAACAGTAATTGTCAGAGGGGACATCTGTTAATATGAATCCGAGAGTCCAAGGAGTTATCTGTCATAAAATTAATTGATAATATTAAACATTAGTAAGTTTTACGGTGCATACTTGTAAAGCTGCAGTCCAACTCGAAGATCGCTTTCTCTTTGTGCTTTTTGTTCCTTTTTCCTCAAGTAATTTTGCATCTGAAATCATTTACGACTTACATTGGTGCCCATTTATAGTATATATGTCTTATATTAGTAAGAAGCATATTCAGCATTGTTTATGTTGCCAGCTTAGAAACAATAATTTACTCACTTGGATTTCCCTCAGTTTTCCGCTAACTATACCAGAATTTCTTTCAGCTCTGATGATCTCCTTTTCAGTCAGTTCACCTGAAGTGTCTAACtttcctgaaaaaaaaaaaaattcgttGGCATGCCATTGCATTTAGTGAATTGATGAGCTATGAATTGATTCAATTGAACACAATCATGTGTAAGCATTTGGAGTGAATGTGATCATTATTACTCTATGATAAACAAAGGAAGATGGGAAAGAGTAGAAAGCAGGATGACCTAACCGTATCTCTTCTGCATTCTCATGAGTAGCGGACCAATCCGTTGGCGAATGGTGTACATTGTCCTACCATATTCGGAAGCAGGCCATATTTCTTCCCCAAAAACTGCACTGCAAGCATTTCAGTCTTTAGAACTATTTAATCACAATGCCAAGCTTGTGAAGCTACTCTTTCGCAAATGGGAATT encodes:
- the LOC126787914 gene encoding protein MET1, chloroplastic, yielding MSLAPTSHLSLYSSPPLPRAAPTKHNHLVFSQTKTTSGSFLMSTQLVKLSLFIVRASETESPTAASEGEGGGDEPYEEYEVEIIQPYGLKFAKGQDGGTYIDAIAPGGFAEKTGKFTVGDKVLATSAVFGEEIWPASEYGRTMYTIRQRIGPLLMRMQKRYGKLDTSGELTEKEIIRAERNSGIVSGKLREIQMQNYLRKKEQKAQRESDLRVGLQLYKSGKYEEALEKFESVLGSKPDTFEASVASYNVACCYSKLNQIKAGLSALEEALKSGFEDFKRIRSDPDLANLRTSEEFDSLLKRFDESFINENAINAIKSLFGFNKK
- the LOC126787588 gene encoding pollen-specific leucine-rich repeat extensin-like protein 1, which translates into the protein MSHVRKPDTILMRFVFCKIHCPPFICFCKPAPHIYTPGPLKLENTPLPNPNPHVPSSKPETSDQLPNDPIEIKEETLAENPKSAQNSLKSNLRKPDASDPAAPKDEMKKRVQWMDFVGKELVEIREFECSELDDTDNEYENRRGCICVIL
- the LOC126787917 gene encoding uncharacterized protein LOC126787917 — encoded protein: MVFNSLIVVSVAHVSAEVWQHVACLPEHLSSSQLLDLVCFIPLQELGRLALCLWTFLCVPPPDSFYSRYSDDSDVSDSDSSTTVDYDDYYYHPHSD
- the LOC126787911 gene encoding lysine--tRNA ligase, chloroplastic/mitochondrial, translating into MDAVRLWSLSSQPLKQLIRTTTTRLVVRCCSSSSTTTGGLAPKAGGRSRRLSASTSTSDKDAVRAIRLNKVQELRSKGLEPYGYSWDRTHSANQLQHVYKHLENGEETKPEEDGVSIAGRIVARRAFGKLAFLTLRDDSGTIQLYCEKERLSDDQFDQLKGLVDIGDIVGATGSIKRTEKGELSVYVSSFAILTKSLLPLPDKYHGLTDVDKRYRQRYVDMIANPEVADVFRKRAKVVSEIRKTVESFGFIEVETPVLQGAAGGAEARPFVTYHNSLGRDLYLRIATELHLKRMLVGGFEKVYEIGRIFRNEGISTRHNPEFTTIEMYEAYSDYESMMNMAEEIVTQCALAVHGKLTLDYQGVEIHLERPWRRESMHNLVKEATGITFNEFGNDLQGAKEVTLKNLGADLDYKYKSSIEACSSIGHLLNEVFEIVVEPKLVQPTFVLDYPIEISPLAKPHRRHAGLTERFELFICGRELANAFSELTDPMDQRGRLEEQVRQHNEKRSAAISEMDGAEDKREENDESYEVTLDDDFLTALEYGMPPASGMGLGIDRLVMLLTNSASIRDVIAFPVLKIQQ